In the genome of Christensenella timonensis, one region contains:
- a CDS encoding acyl-CoA dehydrogenase family protein, with the protein MGYLLTPDSQELVSMVKDFAEREIKEQCKAYDVSGEFPADIMEKTLAMQLHLIEVPEEHGGMGLGLVTVAAIYEELAKADAGIPSTLATSAMALKPVMAAGTTRQVKQVAETLTAGGYGAFALTEPAAGSDAANTRTTAVREGNEYVINGDKCFISNGGIADIYIVFAMTDKQAGTKGISAFLVESDRQGVSVGKEEDKMGLRLSNTTSVFFDDVRIPAENLIGQEGKGFGLAMKTLDIERILTAAITIGIAQRAMEEATAYAKERTTFGKPIIYNQAIQFMLADMDIKIETARQMMIHALDMAQNGMRTTREAAIAKCYSSDMAMQVVIDALQVLGGYGYSREYPVEKLMRDAKVFQILEGTNQIQRMVIAGNLMR; encoded by the coding sequence ATGGGATATCTGTTAACGCCGGATTCGCAGGAGCTCGTGTCCATGGTAAAGGATTTTGCGGAGAGGGAAATCAAGGAGCAATGTAAAGCTTATGATGTTTCCGGGGAGTTCCCGGCAGACATTATGGAAAAAACGCTGGCCATGCAGCTTCATTTGATTGAAGTGCCGGAGGAACATGGCGGAATGGGCCTCGGCCTGGTTACGGTTGCGGCGATCTACGAGGAACTGGCCAAAGCGGATGCAGGCATACCGTCTACGCTTGCAACAAGCGCAATGGCGTTAAAGCCGGTCATGGCGGCGGGAACTACGCGGCAGGTAAAGCAGGTTGCGGAAACTTTAACGGCGGGCGGATACGGAGCCTTTGCCTTAACCGAGCCGGCAGCGGGATCCGACGCGGCAAATACGCGTACGACGGCGGTTCGCGAGGGCAATGAATATGTGATCAACGGCGACAAATGTTTCATTTCCAACGGCGGTATTGCGGATATTTATATTGTGTTCGCGATGACGGATAAGCAGGCGGGCACAAAGGGAATCTCCGCGTTTTTGGTGGAGAGCGACAGGCAGGGTGTCAGCGTAGGCAAAGAGGAAGACAAGATGGGCCTCAGGCTTTCCAATACGACGTCCGTATTTTTTGACGACGTTCGTATTCCGGCCGAAAACCTGATCGGACAGGAAGGAAAAGGGTTTGGCCTTGCTATGAAAACGCTTGACATAGAGCGTATCCTGACGGCGGCCATCACCATAGGGATCGCGCAGCGCGCCATGGAAGAGGCAACCGCCTACGCAAAGGAACGTACGACGTTTGGCAAACCTATCATATACAACCAGGCGATACAGTTTATGCTCGCGGATATGGATATTAAAATCGAAACCGCACGGCAAATGATGATCCACGCGCTGGACATGGCGCAAAACGGTATGCGCACGACGAGGGAAGCGGCGATCGCAAAGTGTTATTCCTCGGATATGGCAATGCAGGTCGTGATCGACGCGCTGCAGGTACTGGGCGGATACGGCTACAGCAGGGAATATCCGGTGGAGAAGCTGATGCGCGACGCAAAGGTTTTCCAGATTCTCGAGGGTACCAACCAGATACAGCGCATGGTAATCGCCGGCAACCTTATGAGGTAA
- a CDS encoding single-stranded DNA-binding protein, which produces MNKAILVGNLTRDPEQRTTSSGISVTSFTVAVQRRYKSQDGQQQADFIPVVCWRGLAENVAKYCVKGSKVGVVGTIQTRNYDDANGVRRYVTEVIADEVEFLNSRRDSQGSGQGDYVPPQAPPQQNADDLFAEELSDFQPLDDAELPF; this is translated from the coding sequence ATGAACAAAGCGATTCTGGTTGGAAATTTAACAAGGGATCCTGAACAGCGTACGACATCGAGCGGTATTTCCGTTACGAGTTTCACGGTGGCAGTGCAGCGCAGGTATAAATCGCAGGACGGACAGCAGCAGGCGGATTTTATCCCGGTGGTATGCTGGCGCGGACTGGCTGAAAATGTTGCGAAGTATTGCGTAAAGGGTTCCAAGGTTGGCGTTGTGGGCACGATCCAGACGCGTAACTATGACGATGCGAACGGTGTAAGACGCTACGTGACCGAGGTCATCGCGGATGAAGTTGAATTTTTGAATAGCAGGCGCGACAGCCAGGGAAGCGGCCAGGGCGATTACGTCCCGCCGCAGGCGCCACCGCAGCAGAATGCAGACGACCTGTTTGCGGAAGAGCTTTCTGATTTCCAGCCGCTTGATGATGCGGAACTGCCTTTCTGA
- a CDS encoding YbaB/EbfC family nucleoid-associated protein — MAKGGFPGGMNMQNMMRQAQQMQAKMQQMQEELEEREVEATAGGGVVRVVATGKKMLKSIEIKEEAVDPDDVEMLQDLIIAAVNEALAKADEMMQSEMGKITGGMNLGGLL; from the coding sequence ATGGCAAAAGGTGGATTCCCGGGCGGGATGAATATGCAGAATATGATGCGCCAGGCACAGCAGATGCAGGCGAAGATGCAGCAGATGCAGGAAGAACTGGAAGAACGTGAAGTGGAAGCAACGGCAGGCGGCGGCGTAGTGCGCGTGGTCGCGACCGGGAAAAAGATGTTAAAAAGTATCGAGATCAAGGAAGAAGCGGTCGATCCGGACGATGTGGAGATGCTGCAAGATCTGATCATCGCGGCGGTGAACGAAGCGCTTGCAAAGGCGGACGAGATGATGCAGAGCGAGATGGGCAAGATCACCGGGGGAATGAACCTCGGGGGGTTGCTCTAA
- the recR gene encoding recombination mediator RecR, producing MNLQSYSKLVAQFCKLPGIGAKTAQRLAYYILKMPEADVKQFALDMYDARRKVRYCTICGNLCEGEICEVCADAKRDASIICVVKDARDVFAIEKTHEYRGLYHVLGGTISPLEGVGPDDIAIKPLLGRLTDDVKEVILATNPDVQGEATAAYISRLLKGFGVKVSRIAHGIPIGAELEYADEITLAKALEGRTSV from the coding sequence ATGAATCTGCAATCTTATTCAAAGCTGGTCGCACAGTTTTGTAAGTTGCCGGGGATCGGCGCGAAAACGGCGCAAAGGCTGGCGTATTATATTTTGAAGATGCCTGAAGCGGACGTAAAGCAGTTCGCCCTGGATATGTACGACGCGCGCCGCAAAGTGCGGTATTGCACGATATGCGGCAACCTGTGCGAGGGAGAAATCTGCGAGGTGTGCGCGGATGCGAAACGCGACGCTTCCATCATCTGTGTCGTCAAAGACGCGCGCGATGTATTTGCGATCGAAAAAACGCACGAATACCGCGGCCTTTACCATGTGCTCGGCGGCACGATCTCGCCGCTTGAGGGCGTCGGCCCGGACGATATTGCGATCAAGCCGCTTTTAGGGCGGCTGACGGACGATGTAAAGGAAGTCATATTGGCGACCAACCCGGACGTACAGGGCGAGGCGACAGCCGCGTATATCAGCAGGTTGTTAAAAGGGTTTGGCGTGAAGGTATCGCGTATCGCGCACGGTATCCCCATTGGGGCGGAGCTCGAATACGCGGACGAGATCACGCTGGCAAAGGCGCTGGAAGGACGGACGAGCGTATAA
- the rpsF gene encoding 30S ribosomal protein S6 codes for MTKYESMYILKPDMEEEKKDALVKRFSDIVVNNGGNVEKIDEWGKKRLAYPIQYINDGYYVLMNFEADPALPAELERNYKISDDVLRFMVINLDEK; via the coding sequence ATGACAAAGTATGAATCCATGTATATTTTGAAGCCGGATATGGAAGAGGAAAAGAAAGACGCGCTCGTAAAGCGGTTTTCCGACATCGTCGTAAACAACGGCGGCAATGTCGAAAAGATCGACGAGTGGGGCAAAAAGCGTCTTGCCTACCCGATCCAGTATATCAATGACGGCTACTATGTACTGATGAACTTTGAAGCGGATCCGGCGCTGCCGGCCGAGCTTGAAAGAAACTACAAGATTTCAGACGACGTACTGCGTTTTATGGTTATCAATCTCGACGAGAAATAA
- a CDS encoding enoyl-CoA hydratase-related protein translates to MTDVTVQKQGPVGIMTLSSDKGLNIFSVELFEKMTACIDKLDADPDIRAIIITGEGKAFMAGSDVKYMLQLNIEQGMYFTHVGVQFFRKLELLRKPVIAAVNGYSMGGGTEMSMACDIRIASSKAVFCQPETGLGIIPGFNGTQRMVRLLGPGKAKELIMTAERIDAQEAYRIGLVNKVVEPEKLLDEAVAMANRIAANSPMAVAAAKLAIGRGAETDLETGIVLEEMLTRQCYDSPDRVEGMTAFVEKRKADFPPLK, encoded by the coding sequence ATGACAGATGTAACGGTACAAAAACAGGGGCCCGTGGGGATTATGACGCTATCTTCGGACAAGGGGCTTAACATTTTCAGCGTGGAGCTGTTTGAAAAGATGACGGCGTGCATCGACAAGCTGGACGCCGACCCCGACATCCGTGCCATCATCATCACCGGGGAAGGAAAGGCTTTTATGGCGGGCTCGGACGTGAAGTATATGCTGCAGCTCAATATAGAGCAGGGAATGTATTTTACGCACGTGGGAGTGCAATTTTTCCGTAAGCTGGAATTGCTGCGCAAGCCTGTCATTGCGGCGGTTAACGGCTATTCCATGGGCGGCGGAACGGAAATGTCTATGGCCTGCGATATCCGCATCGCCTCCTCAAAGGCGGTTTTTTGCCAGCCGGAAACAGGACTGGGAATCATACCGGGCTTTAACGGGACGCAGCGGATGGTTCGTTTACTGGGCCCGGGCAAGGCCAAGGAGCTGATTATGACGGCAGAACGCATCGATGCGCAGGAAGCTTACCGGATCGGTCTTGTCAATAAGGTTGTGGAACCGGAGAAATTACTGGATGAAGCGGTTGCGATGGCAAACAGGATCGCGGCCAATTCACCGATGGCGGTCGCCGCCGCAAAGCTGGCGATCGGCCGCGGCGCGGAAACGGATTTGGAAACGGGGATCGTACTGGAAGAGATGCTGACCAGGCAGTGCTACGACAGTCCTGACCGCGTAGAAGGAATGACGGCTTTTGTGGAAAAACGGAAGGCTGATTTTCCGCCTCTGAAATGA
- a CDS encoding phosphatase — MELLVDTHTHTVASGHAYSTVRENAILAYERGMEAICCADHGPALKGGAVDFILTVLTAAPDVMEGVRVFNATEANILDFEGNTDIPERFMRCTEFAIASLHDIVIDPGTKEQNTNAMLGAINNPYVDVIGHPGNPYYDVDREALVREAKKLDKLIELNNHSFIYRKGSEPNCKDFLALCKKHDVRITVSSDAHICYRVGNFDMVKEALEEADFPEELVVSRNLKAFSSYIEERKNRLKG; from the coding sequence ATGGAACTTTTGGTGGATACGCATACACATACGGTCGCGAGCGGACACGCTTATTCTACGGTCAGGGAAAACGCGATCCTCGCGTACGAGCGGGGGATGGAAGCGATTTGCTGTGCAGACCATGGCCCGGCGCTCAAGGGAGGCGCGGTCGATTTTATCCTCACTGTCTTAACGGCGGCACCCGACGTCATGGAAGGGGTACGCGTCTTTAATGCCACGGAAGCGAATATTCTTGATTTTGAGGGGAACACCGATATTCCGGAGCGTTTTATGCGCTGCACGGAGTTTGCGATCGCCTCGCTGCACGACATCGTGATCGACCCGGGAACAAAGGAACAGAATACAAATGCCATGCTGGGCGCGATCAACAATCCGTACGTGGATGTGATCGGGCATCCGGGCAATCCGTATTATGACGTTGACAGGGAAGCGCTGGTCAGGGAGGCCAAGAAGCTGGATAAGCTGATCGAGCTCAATAACCATTCGTTTATCTACCGCAAAGGCAGCGAGCCCAACTGCAAAGATTTTCTCGCGCTATGCAAAAAACACGATGTGCGCATCACGGTTTCTTCCGACGCGCATATCTGCTACCGGGTGGGGAACTTCGATATGGTAAAAGAAGCGCTGGAGGAAGCGGATTTCCCGGAGGAGCTCGTTGTGAGCCGGAACCTTAAGGCGTTTAGCAGCTATATCGAGGAACGGAAGAACAGATTAAAAGGGTAA
- a CDS encoding electron transfer flavoprotein subunit beta/FixA family protein: MEILVCIKQVPADMEVRIDPQTGTLMRDGIECIVNPFDRLALELAVQHKERHGGSVTVLSMGPRQTETALRECLAVGADEAWLASDRTFGGADTLATSYVLAQAARAIMQRKNIGGFDLVLCGKQAMDSDTAQVGAELAEILDLPQVTGAVGFEQAAGGYLVLRERKAAVDQVKVQGPCVLTIGNAQVAPRYPTMKSKMASMKAQVSILGPGDMDGLEPERTGSTGSPTKVAEVCVIPHEKDAVMFGGSIEEIAGSMADVLQGMVCGNGGRQA, from the coding sequence ATGGAAATACTGGTATGCATCAAACAGGTTCCCGCAGATATGGAAGTCCGGATCGATCCGCAGACGGGAACGCTGATGCGAGACGGTATCGAGTGTATCGTCAATCCCTTCGACCGCCTGGCGCTGGAATTGGCGGTGCAGCATAAGGAGCGGCACGGCGGCAGCGTCACGGTGCTTTCCATGGGCCCGCGCCAAACGGAAACGGCGCTTCGGGAGTGCCTTGCCGTGGGGGCGGACGAGGCGTGGCTGGCAAGCGACCGGACGTTTGGCGGCGCGGATACGCTGGCTACCAGCTATGTGCTTGCGCAGGCGGCGCGCGCCATCATGCAGAGGAAAAACATCGGCGGTTTTGATTTGGTTTTGTGTGGGAAACAGGCGATGGACAGCGATACGGCGCAGGTGGGCGCGGAGCTGGCCGAGATACTGGATCTGCCGCAGGTGACGGGAGCCGTTGGGTTTGAACAGGCGGCAGGCGGCTATCTTGTGCTGCGCGAGCGTAAGGCTGCTGTCGATCAAGTCAAGGTGCAAGGGCCGTGCGTGCTGACCATCGGAAATGCACAGGTCGCCCCGCGTTACCCGACGATGAAAAGCAAAATGGCGTCTATGAAAGCGCAGGTTTCCATACTGGGCCCGGGCGACATGGACGGACTGGAGCCTGAACGCACGGGAAGCACAGGTTCTCCCACAAAGGTGGCCGAGGTTTGCGTCATCCCGCATGAAAAGGACGCGGTGATGTTTGGCGGCAGTATAGAAGAAATTGCAGGCAGCATGGCGGACGTCCTGCAGGGAATGGTTTGCGGCAACGGGGGACGGCAGGCATGA
- a CDS encoding electron transfer flavoprotein subunit alpha/FixB family protein — protein sequence MTKERSQCKDIWVYLEQEHGQLEKAGLELFTPARALADAYHEDVVAILIGGQITSAMIAHAASLGADTVIAVAGSGYGEYHTEAFADAFCILAEKYRPNSILIGASDNGRDLAPRIAARLKTGLTADCIDIRPGDEKVTRFICPAFGGNLLATIICPQRRPQMATVRAGVFRQPEENKRECTVIRETVPQKPLRTVLAGSVRKEQDGNCGLEKAKIIVAGGRGMGGAKNFELIRELAGELGGAAASSRPPADLGWISHEHMVGQTGASIMADLYIACGISGAIQHMTGVSSAKTVIAINTDPDAPIFKAADFGIVGDAVEIIPALLKELRKRKTNESEKGEFLK from the coding sequence ATGACAAAGGAAAGGTCACAGTGTAAGGATATTTGGGTATACCTTGAACAGGAGCACGGGCAACTGGAAAAAGCGGGGCTGGAACTGTTTACTCCGGCGAGGGCGCTTGCGGACGCATACCATGAAGACGTGGTTGCGATCCTGATCGGCGGGCAAATCACATCCGCGATGATAGCGCATGCGGCGTCCCTGGGTGCGGATACCGTCATCGCCGTTGCAGGAAGCGGATACGGGGAATACCATACGGAAGCCTTTGCAGATGCATTTTGTATTTTAGCGGAGAAATACCGGCCGAATTCTATCCTCATCGGCGCGAGCGACAACGGCAGGGATCTTGCGCCGCGCATTGCCGCGCGGCTTAAGACAGGACTGACGGCCGACTGCATCGATATCCGGCCGGGAGATGAAAAGGTGACACGCTTTATATGTCCTGCGTTCGGCGGTAATTTGCTGGCGACGATCATATGTCCGCAGCGCCGGCCGCAGATGGCGACGGTGCGCGCAGGGGTTTTCCGCCAGCCTGAAGAAAATAAAAGAGAATGTACGGTTATCAGGGAAACGGTTCCGCAAAAACCTTTGCGTACCGTGCTGGCAGGGTCGGTGCGTAAGGAGCAGGATGGAAATTGCGGCCTGGAAAAAGCAAAAATTATTGTTGCCGGCGGCAGGGGCATGGGCGGAGCGAAGAACTTTGAGCTGATTCGCGAACTGGCAGGGGAACTGGGCGGCGCAGCCGCTTCATCCCGCCCACCGGCGGATCTGGGATGGATTTCCCACGAACACATGGTGGGACAGACGGGCGCCAGCATCATGGCGGATCTATATATTGCCTGCGGGATCTCCGGAGCGATCCAGCATATGACGGGGGTGTCTTCGGCCAAAACGGTTATCGCCATCAATACGGATCCGGATGCGCCGATTTTCAAGGCGGCGGATTTCGGGATCGTGGGGGATGCCGTGGAGATCATACCGGCATTGCTCAAAGAGCTGCGCAAACGTAAAACGAATGAATCAGAGAAAGGGGAATTTTTAAAATGA
- a CDS encoding DNA-3-methyladenine glycosylase family protein produces MKARCSPYKKMQGYGILKHMEVSFEGGGAVLKGMSCFEPRHIFDNGQTFRFDEVEEGVFEGVAHGRFLRVTKKGNRITLYPCGAEEYEQVWKRYFDLETDYGMLFCDCGDEALEKGRQYGCGLRLLNQPPFETLVSFIVSANNNLKRIKGIIRRICERCGRPFVFEGKTYYAFPEADKLAALSVEALKECGSGYRAPYIKETARMVAGGFDLEGLRAKSYGDAKKELMELPGVGPKVADCILLFSLGFRDAFPADVWIKRVLKEHYGFAGNDRQVYAFARKRFGKYAGIAQQYLFFWQRDKDRNDGEKNTI; encoded by the coding sequence ATGAAGGCAAGATGTTCTCCCTACAAAAAAATGCAGGGGTATGGTATACTGAAACACATGGAAGTAAGTTTTGAAGGCGGCGGCGCGGTGCTTAAGGGCATGTCCTGCTTTGAACCGCGGCACATTTTTGATAACGGGCAGACGTTCCGTTTTGACGAGGTGGAGGAAGGCGTATTTGAGGGCGTTGCACACGGGCGCTTTTTGCGCGTTACCAAAAAAGGGAACCGTATCACGCTGTATCCGTGCGGAGCGGAAGAATATGAACAGGTGTGGAAGCGGTATTTTGACCTGGAAACAGACTATGGTATGCTTTTTTGCGACTGCGGGGATGAAGCGCTTGAGAAGGGAAGGCAATATGGATGCGGGCTGCGGCTGCTTAACCAGCCCCCGTTCGAGACGCTGGTCTCATTTATCGTGTCGGCAAACAACAATTTGAAGCGGATCAAAGGGATCATCAGGCGGATCTGCGAGCGGTGCGGCCGGCCGTTTGTATTTGAAGGAAAGACCTATTATGCATTTCCGGAGGCGGACAAACTTGCGGCCCTTAGCGTAGAAGCGCTTAAGGAATGCGGCAGCGGATACCGTGCGCCGTACATAAAGGAAACGGCGCGCATGGTCGCAGGAGGCTTCGATCTGGAGGGGCTGCGTGCAAAAAGTTATGGGGATGCAAAAAAAGAACTCATGGAATTGCCCGGCGTGGGGCCCAAGGTCGCGGACTGCATTTTATTGTTTTCGCTGGGGTTTAGGGATGCTTTCCCGGCGGACGTCTGGATCAAACGGGTGTTAAAAGAGCATTACGGCTTTGCAGGAAACGACAGGCAGGTCTATGCATTTGCCAGGAAAAGATTTGGAAAGTATGCGGGCATCGCGCAGCAATACCTTTTTTTCTGGCAGCGCGACAAAGACAGGAACGATGGCGAAAAGAATACGATTTGA
- a CDS encoding acyl CoA:acetate/3-ketoacid CoA transferase: MTDKRYSMDEALDLIKSGDVMASSGFGMAGMAEEVLTRLEERFLKTGQPRGLTQYSGSGLSDSAGGGSDHLAHEGLLKRIVSAFFGTNLKIGEMILNNGVEAYNVPQGTVMRLYRARLCGDDRYLTKVGLNTYVDPRLEGGKMTGRSTDDIVEVVTVKGGEYLSYDVPKFDIGLVRATAADPDGNLCIDEEVVKTDIRLIAMAVKACGGKVIAQVKRIVPRGSLAADKVYVPGIFVDALVVCGEPEKNHRPIGDMTGYDPTLTGHSRVLATKNGKLPMSAKKVIARRCAQELKPGAVVNLGIGAPEFIAAVADEEGVYERMTLTAESGVIGGIPCGGKDFGAARNAVAMIEQESQFDFYDGGGLDITYLGFAQADQAGSANISRFGSRIYGCGGSINISQNTKRLVFCGTFTAGGLRESFCGGKLVIEQEGKNKKFLQKIDQITYHGKMGFENGQEVLYITERAVFRVTRGGLELIEIAPGIDLDRDVLAQMEFYPKISDHLSTMDSVLFGEGLVGLQRQMV, translated from the coding sequence ATGACAGATAAGAGATACAGCATGGACGAGGCGCTCGACCTCATCAAAAGCGGGGACGTGATGGCGTCCAGCGGGTTTGGTATGGCGGGTATGGCAGAGGAAGTGCTTACCCGGTTGGAAGAACGTTTTTTAAAGACCGGCCAGCCGCGAGGGCTGACGCAGTATTCTGGTTCCGGCCTCAGTGATTCTGCCGGCGGGGGCAGCGACCACCTTGCCCACGAGGGGCTTTTGAAGCGTATCGTATCAGCCTTTTTCGGAACCAACCTGAAAATCGGTGAGATGATTTTGAACAATGGGGTAGAGGCGTATAATGTGCCGCAGGGTACGGTCATGCGCTTATACCGCGCGCGGCTGTGCGGCGACGACAGATACCTGACAAAGGTCGGCCTGAACACTTATGTGGATCCGCGGCTCGAGGGCGGCAAGATGACCGGACGCTCGACAGACGATATCGTGGAAGTCGTTACCGTCAAAGGCGGGGAATACCTGTCCTACGATGTACCGAAATTCGACATCGGGCTGGTTCGCGCTACGGCGGCAGACCCGGACGGCAACCTGTGCATCGACGAAGAAGTGGTCAAAACGGATATCCGGCTGATCGCGATGGCCGTGAAAGCCTGCGGCGGGAAGGTGATCGCGCAGGTCAAAAGGATTGTACCGCGCGGCAGCCTTGCGGCGGACAAGGTGTATGTGCCCGGCATCTTTGTAGATGCGCTCGTCGTGTGCGGCGAACCGGAGAAAAACCACCGGCCGATCGGCGATATGACCGGATACGATCCAACTCTGACCGGCCATAGCCGCGTCCTGGCAACAAAAAACGGAAAGCTGCCCATGAGCGCGAAAAAAGTGATCGCCAGGCGGTGCGCGCAGGAGCTAAAGCCGGGCGCTGTCGTCAACCTCGGGATCGGCGCGCCTGAATTTATCGCGGCGGTAGCGGATGAAGAGGGCGTATACGAGCGGATGACGCTGACGGCGGAAAGCGGCGTGATCGGCGGGATCCCCTGCGGCGGAAAAGATTTCGGCGCGGCGCGAAACGCGGTGGCGATGATCGAACAGGAAAGCCAGTTTGATTTTTACGACGGCGGCGGGCTTGACATAACGTATCTCGGTTTTGCGCAGGCCGACCAGGCAGGCAGCGCGAATATTTCCAGGTTCGGTTCCAGGATTTACGGCTGCGGCGGCTCGATCAATATTTCGCAAAACACAAAAAGGCTGGTTTTTTGCGGCACCTTTACCGCGGGAGGGCTGCGGGAAAGCTTTTGCGGAGGAAAGCTTGTCATTGAGCAGGAGGGGAAAAATAAAAAGTTTTTGCAAAAGATCGACCAGATCACGTATCATGGCAAAATGGGTTTTGAAAACGGTCAGGAAGTGCTGTATATCACGGAACGCGCGGTATTTCGCGTGACGCGTGGCGGCCTTGAGCTGATCGAAATAGCGCCGGGGATCGACCTTGACAGGGACGTTTTGGCGCAAATGGAATTTTACCCAAAGATCAGCGATCACCTGAGCACAATGGACAGCGTGTTGTTTGGGGAAGGGCTGGTCGGGCTGCAAAGGCAAATGGTGTGA
- the dnaX gene encoding DNA polymerase III subunit gamma/tau: protein MAYKTLYRVFRPSTFDEVYGQQHITDILKKQVVTGRQAHAYLFYGPRGTGKTSTAKILANALNCLDPQDGNPCGKCEVCRSLKDDAFVDIVEIDAASNNSVDNVRDIREKVSLLPALGKYKVYIIDEVHMLSPGAFNALLKTLEEPPPHAVFILATTELRKLPGTILSRCQRYDFKRISGEDIIARLKEVADKTGVSYEEEAIEMIAQSAEGAMRDALSIMDQCIAGKEKLTLKDVNDAMGVADSVQLKALVDAILEENPRQALLSVNEMMQTGIEPHNILRDIVVELSARLARDVGDAYKCANLLRVLEVFIYNQNTLRYASTPDAVLIAAVVRASNNTTDVDTKDMELRLKKLEQRVEKLAAGLAQGGLDTVAKQTAPISEKPQAAAPVHMQAEAEKQAGVKPAAQPAAIETVEAEEQKECAEQKKAAAAVPDDAACKRFKALVAQELPVLGPAAASIQKMEARGSILDLYADKADSALMDMLKKEEYAAQMSDITAKVFGHAMVVDIVYEKEQKEEEKSIQEQLAELVGKDKVIIK from the coding sequence ATGGCATATAAAACGCTGTACCGGGTGTTCCGGCCGTCCACATTCGATGAAGTATACGGACAGCAGCACATTACAGATATACTGAAAAAACAGGTCGTGACGGGTCGGCAGGCGCACGCGTATTTGTTTTACGGCCCGCGGGGTACGGGGAAAACGAGTACGGCGAAAATCCTGGCCAACGCCCTTAACTGCCTTGACCCGCAGGACGGGAACCCGTGCGGGAAATGCGAGGTTTGCAGGAGCCTGAAAGACGACGCGTTTGTGGACATCGTGGAGATTGACGCAGCGTCCAACAACAGCGTAGACAATGTACGCGATATTCGCGAGAAGGTGTCGCTTTTGCCCGCGCTGGGAAAATACAAGGTGTATATCATCGACGAAGTGCATATGCTCTCGCCGGGGGCGTTCAATGCCCTGTTGAAAACATTGGAAGAACCGCCGCCGCATGCGGTATTCATTTTAGCGACGACCGAGCTGCGTAAGCTTCCGGGGACGATTTTGTCCCGCTGCCAGCGTTACGATTTCAAGCGGATATCGGGCGAGGATATCATTGCGCGGTTAAAAGAGGTGGCGGACAAGACGGGCGTTTCCTATGAGGAGGAAGCGATCGAAATGATCGCGCAGTCCGCGGAAGGCGCGATGCGCGATGCGCTTTCCATTATGGACCAGTGTATCGCAGGCAAGGAAAAGCTCACGCTTAAGGACGTGAACGACGCGATGGGCGTGGCGGACAGCGTACAGTTAAAAGCGTTGGTCGACGCGATTTTGGAAGAAAATCCCCGGCAGGCCCTTTTGTCCGTCAATGAAATGATGCAAACGGGCATAGAGCCGCACAATATCCTGCGCGACATCGTAGTAGAGCTTTCCGCGCGGCTGGCGCGGGACGTGGGGGATGCATACAAATGTGCGAACCTGCTGCGCGTGCTGGAGGTGTTCATCTATAACCAAAACACGCTGCGCTACGCGAGCACGCCGGATGCGGTGCTTATTGCCGCGGTGGTGCGCGCGTCGAACAACACAACGGATGTGGATACCAAGGATATGGAGCTGCGTTTAAAAAAGCTTGAGCAGCGCGTGGAGAAGCTGGCTGCAGGCCTTGCACAGGGTGGGCTCGATACGGTGGCAAAGCAGACTGCACCAATTTCCGAAAAGCCGCAGGCAGCGGCGCCTGTACATATGCAGGCGGAGGCAGAAAAGCAGGCTGGCGTAAAACCGGCGGCACAGCCCGCGGCCATCGAGACGGTCGAAGCGGAGGAGCAAAAAGAGTGCGCGGAGCAGAAAAAGGCGGCGGCCGCCGTACCGGACGACGCGGCGTGCAAGCGGTTCAAAGCTCTGGTGGCGCAAGAGCTTCCCGTATTGGGGCCGGCCGCGGCTTCCATCCAAAAGATGGAAGCGCGCGGAAGCATTCTCGACCTCTACGCGGACAAAGCGGACAGCGCGCTGATGGACATGCTGAAAAAGGAAGAATATGCGGCGCAGATGAGCGATATCACGGCCAAGGTTTTTGGGCATGCGATGGTGGTGGACATCGTTTATGAAAAGGAACAAAAGGAAGAAGAAAAGAGTATTCAGGAACAACTGGCGGAGCTGGTTGGCAAGGATAAAGTCATCATCAAATAA
- the rpsR gene encoding 30S ribosomal protein S18, which translates to MSEERARRPMRARRPRRKVCMFCADKSETIDYKDVAKLRKFITERGKIMPRRASGTCAKHQRELAIAIKRARIMALLPYVSD; encoded by the coding sequence ATGAGTGAAGAAAGAGCAAGAAGACCTATGCGTGCAAGACGTCCGAGAAGGAAAGTTTGTATGTTCTGTGCGGATAAGTCGGAAACAATAGATTACAAAGACGTTGCAAAACTGAGGAAGTTTATCACGGAGCGCGGCAAGATCATGCCGAGGCGCGCTTCCGGCACATGCGCAAAGCACCAGAGAGAGCTTGCGATCGCGATCAAGCGTGCAAGGATTATGGCGCTTCTGCCGTATGTATCCGACTAA